The following are encoded in a window of Pseudalgibacter alginicilyticus genomic DNA:
- a CDS encoding sulfatase-like hydrolase/transferase, whose amino-acid sequence MTRFTKKLFILCLFSIVFTSCKYKSETKQEASKEEKRPNFLFVLVDDQSPFDLQTYDPNSILETPIISKLASEGVVVEQAHHMGSMNGAVCTPSRHMIMSGRTLWHLPLSAQFQKKTDPHEIDEQTIGAVFNRAGYKTMRTCKKGNSYPGANKQFTVVKDATKRGGTEETGSAWHAKQVLEYLGEREQAQEKNPFFIYFGFSHPHDVRDGTPELLEKYGATNHKDKNTLPALNDKQPHLPPNYLQEHPFFHGHPDLRDEVRVSGVWENRDENTIRNELGREFACSENIDNQLEKVLAKLEDMGELDNTYIIYTADHGMAIGRHGLQGKQNLYEHTWRVPFIVKGPGLPSGKRVQGNMYLLDVLPTLCDLAGITTPKTVEGKSVVPVLKGEKEVVRDVMYGVYAGGTKPGMRSVKKGDWKLIKYDVMDGKVRETQLFNLAENPNEYLPEHNKAGEMETNLANNPKYADKLSEMETLLFEQMVAHDDPYRLWDQTTD is encoded by the coding sequence ATGACACGTTTCACAAAAAAACTATTTATTCTATGTTTATTTTCTATTGTATTTACAAGTTGTAAATATAAATCAGAGACAAAACAAGAGGCAAGTAAAGAAGAAAAACGACCTAATTTTTTGTTCGTTTTAGTAGATGACCAGTCACCTTTCGATTTACAAACTTACGATCCAAATTCTATATTAGAAACACCAATAATTAGCAAATTGGCTAGTGAAGGGGTGGTTGTTGAGCAAGCACACCACATGGGGTCTATGAATGGTGCTGTTTGTACTCCGTCTCGTCATATGATTATGTCTGGGCGTACCCTTTGGCATTTGCCACTTAGTGCTCAATTTCAAAAAAAAACAGATCCTCATGAAATAGATGAACAAACTATAGGGGCAGTATTTAATCGTGCGGGGTACAAAACTATGAGAACCTGTAAAAAAGGAAATTCATATCCTGGAGCAAATAAACAATTTACTGTTGTTAAAGATGCTACCAAGCGAGGTGGCACAGAAGAAACAGGTAGCGCTTGGCATGCTAAGCAAGTATTAGAATATTTGGGAGAAAGAGAGCAAGCTCAAGAAAAAAATCCATTTTTTATTTATTTTGGTTTTTCGCATCCACATGATGTTCGTGATGGAACACCAGAACTATTAGAAAAATATGGAGCCACAAATCATAAAGATAAAAATACGCTTCCAGCATTAAACGATAAACAACCACATTTGCCACCAAATTATTTGCAAGAACATCCATTTTTTCATGGGCATCCAGATTTAAGAGATGAGGTTAGAGTAAGTGGGGTATGGGAAAATAGGGATGAAAATACTATTAGAAATGAATTAGGTAGAGAGTTTGCATGTTCAGAAAATATTGATAATCAGTTAGAAAAAGTTTTGGCTAAATTAGAGGATATGGGAGAGTTAGACAACACTTATATTATTTACACAGCCGATCATGGAATGGCAATAGGTAGACATGGATTACAAGGGAAACAAAACCTTTACGAACATACATGGCGTGTGCCTTTTATTGTTAAGGGGCCAGGCTTACCTTCAGGAAAACGTGTTCAAGGTAATATGTATTTATTAGATGTATTGCCAACCTTATGTGATTTAGCTGGAATTACAACACCAAAGACTGTGGAAGGTAAAAGTGTTGTACCAGTATTAAAAGGAGAAAAAGAAGTGGTTAGAGATGTCATGTATGGGGTGTACGCAGGAGGTACAAAACCAGGTATGCGATCTGTTAAAAAAGGCGATTGGAAATTAATAAAGTATGATGTCATGGATGGTAAAGTACGAGAAACTCAGCTTTTTAACTTAGCTGAAAACCCAAACGAGTATTTACCAGAGCATAATAAAGCGGGAGAAATGGAAACTAATTTAGCAAACAATCCTAAGTATGCTGATAAATTGTCTGAGATGGAGACTTTGTTATTCGAACAGATGGTGGCACACGATGACCCTTATAGACTTTGGGATCAAACCACAGATTAA
- a CDS encoding glycoside hydrolase family 30 protein — translation MKNSYKRTLKCTALLICFGFFNTHLFAQNVELIYTTESKRWEKPKKFLKKDNSNSNIDITVYIDSLLQKIDGVGGAFNELGWEAIQSLDTKGSKEVIDALFSKEGCNFSMCRIPLGASDYALSYYSSNDVPEDFEMRDFNIDRDRYILIPYLKAALQVRPDLQIWASPWSPPAWMKVNEHYAMRSGNFENAIEGNKMHIGAEINNNATAFKMQERYLKAYALYFSKFVQSYAKAGVSLFAVMPQNEIAYQPNWPSCTWRSEDMAYFIDGYLGPQFETDKLNTEIWLGTVNSGNPNYVKTILNYKSVSKYISGVGFQWGGAKAIPTVRKEFPGLKLMQTENKCGEHENDWSSVERSWSDLVHYFNNGAGSYMYWNMVLDETGKSAWGWPQNSMVVIDKNTKSIKFTDEFYLFKHLSHFVQPGDHFLKSSEGKNHIAFQLKDGRVIVMINNPEKELKIINLKVGNDKVAVEVQPTSINTVIFNK, via the coding sequence ATGAAAAACAGTTATAAACGAACCTTAAAATGTACAGCCTTATTAATTTGTTTTGGGTTTTTTAACACCCATCTTTTTGCACAAAATGTAGAGCTAATATATACCACTGAATCGAAACGCTGGGAAAAGCCAAAAAAGTTTCTTAAAAAAGATAATAGTAATTCAAATATAGATATTACGGTTTATATCGATAGTTTGTTACAAAAAATTGATGGCGTTGGAGGCGCTTTTAATGAATTAGGATGGGAAGCCATTCAATCGTTGGACACTAAGGGATCAAAAGAAGTTATAGACGCCTTATTTTCAAAAGAGGGTTGTAATTTCTCTATGTGCCGAATTCCTTTGGGAGCTTCAGATTATGCTTTGAGTTATTATTCAAGTAACGATGTTCCAGAAGATTTCGAAATGCGAGATTTTAATATAGACAGGGATCGTTATATCTTAATTCCATATTTGAAAGCTGCTTTACAAGTGCGTCCAGATTTACAAATTTGGGCATCTCCATGGTCGCCACCAGCATGGATGAAAGTGAATGAGCATTATGCCATGCGAAGCGGTAATTTTGAAAATGCTATAGAAGGCAATAAAATGCATATTGGTGCAGAAATAAACAATAATGCCACTGCCTTTAAAATGCAAGAGCGCTATTTAAAAGCTTATGCTTTGTATTTTTCAAAATTTGTGCAGTCTTACGCCAAAGCGGGTGTGTCCTTGTTCGCTGTTATGCCTCAAAATGAGATTGCTTATCAACCAAACTGGCCTAGTTGTACATGGAGGTCAGAAGATATGGCGTATTTTATTGATGGTTACTTAGGGCCCCAATTTGAAACAGATAAATTAAATACGGAAATTTGGTTGGGTACGGTAAATTCAGGCAATCCTAATTATGTAAAAACAATTTTAAATTATAAATCAGTATCAAAATATATTTCTGGCGTAGGATTTCAATGGGGGGGTGCCAAAGCAATTCCAACGGTACGTAAAGAATTTCCAGGCTTAAAGTTGATGCAAACAGAAAATAAGTGTGGTGAACATGAAAACGATTGGTCTTCAGTTGAAAGATCTTGGAGCGATTTAGTTCATTATTTCAACAATGGGGCAGGGTCTTATATGTATTGGAATATGGTGCTTGATGAAACAGGAAAAAGTGCTTGGGGATGGCCACAAAACTCTATGGTGGTTATTGATAAAAACACAAAAAGTATAAAGTTTACAGATGAGTTCTATCTATTTAAACACTTGTCACATTTTGTGCAACCAGGAGATCATTTTTTGAAATCTTCTGAAGGAAAAAATCATATTGCCTTTCAGTTAAAAGATGGACGAGTAATTGTCATGATAAATAACCCAGAAAAAGAGTTAAAAATAATCAACTTAAAAGTTGGTAATGATAAGGTGGCTGTAGAAGTGCAACCAACTTCTATCAACACTGTAATTTTTAATAAATAA
- a CDS encoding DUF7133 domain-containing protein, which produces MILKRFYYLLLIFLGFFNCKQKAYSEKIYEKPEIIREAPSTFHSPEESMKTFYLPEGYKVELVASEPMIDEPVAIAWDGNGRMFVAEMNTYMQDVDGTGTNRSISKIKLLEDLDGDGKMDKSTVFIDSLMLPRMILPLENELIVNETYSYDLWSYKDTDGDGVADKKERVYYNENRRGGNLEHQQSGLIWNLDNWVYTTYNPIRFKFKKDKVIVDSLDIMPSGQWGLTQDDMGVMYYSAAGSENPAYGFQQPAVYGDYNPKGRLSEGFVEPWPIVGTPDVQGGTKKLREDNTLNHFTGVAGQEIFRGHKLPPSTYGDLFIPEPVGRLIRRAKVKVEDGKKVLYNAYDKAEFMASTDLNFRPVQAKTGPDGALYIVDMYRGIIQEGNWTRKGSFLRPVIIRKELDKNIGKGRIYRIVHEDIKPDVKPNLIGKKASELIQYLGHKNGWYRNTAQKLIVLKDDQTVVPELQAIARDNESFFDGLLNRDKDFGLERVGALWTLEGLGDVNKVLIKEKFADKDPRVRVAAIRLSENFLKAGEVDIISDLEKLASDSDIDVVNQLALSLRYSKDKKATELLNILNSKYGDHEIVSHAITESLKKDDSQLEKIKERISGMGVGTKKSVLAGYDNYKQLCITCHGADLKGVAIEDGSLIAPTLIGSPRVKGDKAVLSKILLNGLIGPIDGKDYGIMMPLHMNSDQWIADVLSYVRVMNDEGGVHRNEVARARKQSEGREDYWTLEELEKNK; this is translated from the coding sequence ATGATTTTAAAAAGATTTTACTATTTGTTATTAATTTTTCTTGGTTTTTTTAATTGTAAACAAAAAGCATACTCAGAAAAAATTTATGAAAAGCCAGAAATAATAAGGGAGGCGCCTTCTACTTTTCATTCACCTGAAGAAAGTATGAAAACATTTTATTTGCCTGAAGGTTATAAAGTTGAGTTAGTGGCTAGTGAACCTATGATTGATGAGCCTGTAGCTATAGCATGGGATGGAAATGGACGTATGTTTGTTGCAGAAATGAACACGTATATGCAAGATGTGGATGGTACTGGAACAAATAGATCTATTAGTAAAATAAAATTATTAGAAGATTTAGATGGTGATGGAAAAATGGATAAAAGTACCGTGTTTATTGATAGTTTAATGTTGCCAAGAATGATACTGCCATTAGAAAACGAGTTAATTGTAAATGAAACATATTCCTATGATTTGTGGAGTTATAAAGATACAGATGGTGACGGAGTTGCAGATAAAAAAGAACGTGTATATTACAATGAAAACAGAAGAGGTGGTAACTTGGAACACCAACAAAGTGGTTTGATTTGGAATTTAGATAATTGGGTATATACCACATATAATCCAATACGTTTTAAGTTTAAAAAAGATAAAGTTATAGTAGATTCTTTAGATATTATGCCAAGTGGTCAATGGGGGTTAACTCAAGATGATATGGGCGTTATGTACTATTCAGCAGCTGGTAGTGAAAATCCAGCTTATGGTTTTCAGCAACCAGCCGTATATGGCGATTATAATCCAAAAGGTAGATTGTCTGAAGGTTTTGTTGAACCCTGGCCAATTGTTGGTACACCTGATGTACAAGGAGGAACAAAGAAGCTACGTGAAGATAATACGCTTAATCACTTTACAGGAGTTGCAGGTCAAGAAATTTTTAGAGGGCATAAATTACCTCCATCTACATATGGTGATTTGTTTATTCCAGAGCCGGTTGGTAGATTAATACGCCGGGCTAAAGTAAAAGTAGAGGATGGTAAAAAAGTGCTCTATAATGCGTATGATAAAGCAGAATTTATGGCGTCGACCGATTTAAACTTTAGACCCGTACAAGCTAAAACAGGACCAGACGGAGCACTTTATATTGTAGATATGTATCGTGGCATTATTCAGGAAGGAAATTGGACAAGAAAAGGAAGTTTTCTTCGTCCTGTAATTATTCGTAAAGAATTGGATAAAAATATTGGAAAAGGTAGAATTTATAGAATTGTTCATGAAGATATTAAACCTGATGTAAAACCTAATCTTATTGGGAAGAAGGCTTCGGAGTTAATTCAATATTTAGGCCATAAAAACGGTTGGTATCGCAATACAGCTCAAAAATTAATTGTTTTAAAAGATGACCAAACTGTAGTTCCAGAGTTACAAGCTATAGCTAGAGATAATGAGTCCTTTTTTGATGGTTTATTAAATAGAGATAAGGACTTTGGCTTAGAGCGTGTCGGGGCGTTGTGGACTTTAGAAGGTTTGGGAGATGTAAATAAAGTGTTAATAAAAGAAAAATTTGCAGACAAAGATCCAAGAGTACGTGTAGCAGCAATTCGTTTGAGTGAAAACTTCTTAAAAGCAGGAGAAGTGGATATTATTTCTGATTTAGAAAAATTAGCGTCAGATTCCGATATTGATGTTGTAAATCAATTAGCATTAAGTTTAAGATACAGTAAAGATAAAAAAGCTACAGAATTATTAAATATTCTTAATTCAAAATATGGCGATCATGAAATTGTGTCTCATGCAATAACTGAAAGCTTAAAGAAAGATGATTCTCAGTTAGAAAAAATAAAAGAGCGAATTTCAGGTATGGGTGTTGGTACAAAAAAGAGTGTACTTGCAGGATATGATAATTATAAACAATTATGTATTACTTGTCATGGGGCTGATTTAAAAGGGGTAGCTATAGAAGATGGAAGTCTTATTGCGCCTACATTAATAGGTAGTCCAAGAGTTAAAGGTGATAAAGCCGTACTTAGTAAAATATTATTAAACGGACTCATTGGACCAATAGACGGTAAAGATTATGGTATAATGATGCCTTTGCATATGAATAGTGACCAATGGATTGCAGATGTTCTTTCTTATGTAAGAGTAATGAATGATGAAGGTGGAGTTCATAGAAATGAGGTTGCAAGAGCTAGAAAACAATCCGAGGGTAGAGAAGACTATTGGACTTTAGAAGAGTTAGAAAAAAATAAATAA
- a CDS encoding GH39 family glycosyl hydrolase: MIKHKLNGIKTGIFCLSIVVLSSVSVFAQKEVTIDANSKGEKFDHYWSKMVGAGRANEGLRAGWLEQLQQVQENCGFQYVRFHGLFHDDMFPIVEERGKLSYNWQYIDDLFDRMLDLNVKPFVELAFFPSSIAAKDSKTQFWWKANITPKEDSFEKFHDLVKAFTQHCVDRYGIDEVLTWYFEVWNEPNLYPFFWDGTKSQYFELYKQSVTAVRSVDNRLKVGGPSTSNFVPDTRFDGETTDNEVSEAVFNSKDINSLKWHGVWIEDFLKYCKKENLPVDFVSTHPYPTDYAFNPETGKGKGLTRYVHSVKDDLEWLKNTIAKSDFPNVELHLTEWHTSPSSRDAMHDRLPAAAYIVKSNLDCIGLTNSLALWTFTDIFEEKGGASSIFHGGFGMINFQGLVKPSYHAYRMLHQLGDEKLYKDDYLFVSKKSTNGNIVALAYNYPEEYENAVPSGANKRETGTSKKLNFTLTGLKADASFKIEILDKDHGNIHNFWEEIGKPEPPTREEIKVMKAYANTMKTEYIQADKNGNVTINRSIDPWSLVLINQIN; this comes from the coding sequence ATGATAAAACATAAACTTAACGGTATTAAAACAGGCATCTTTTGTTTGAGTATAGTTGTGCTTAGTAGCGTAAGTGTATTTGCTCAAAAAGAAGTGACTATTGATGCGAATAGCAAAGGTGAAAAATTTGATCATTATTGGAGTAAAATGGTTGGTGCAGGTCGTGCTAACGAGGGGTTGCGTGCGGGTTGGTTAGAACAATTGCAACAGGTTCAAGAAAATTGCGGATTTCAATATGTGCGTTTTCATGGACTTTTTCATGATGATATGTTCCCTATTGTTGAAGAAAGAGGAAAACTTTCGTACAACTGGCAATATATAGATGATTTGTTTGATAGAATGTTAGATTTAAATGTAAAACCATTTGTTGAATTGGCATTTTTTCCTAGTAGTATAGCTGCAAAAGATAGTAAAACTCAGTTTTGGTGGAAAGCAAATATTACACCTAAAGAAGATTCTTTTGAGAAATTCCATGATTTAGTAAAAGCGTTTACGCAGCATTGTGTGGATAGGTATGGAATTGATGAAGTTTTAACATGGTATTTTGAAGTTTGGAATGAGCCTAATTTATATCCTTTCTTTTGGGATGGCACCAAATCGCAGTATTTTGAATTATACAAACAGTCTGTAACAGCTGTTAGATCTGTAGATAATAGACTTAAAGTAGGCGGGCCGTCTACAAGTAACTTTGTGCCCGATACACGTTTTGATGGTGAAACTACAGATAATGAAGTTTCTGAAGCTGTATTTAATTCAAAAGATATTAATAGCCTTAAATGGCATGGTGTGTGGATAGAAGATTTTCTTAAATATTGTAAAAAAGAAAATTTACCAGTTGATTTTGTAAGTACACACCCATACCCAACAGATTATGCCTTTAATCCGGAAACAGGAAAAGGTAAGGGGTTAACACGCTACGTACATTCTGTAAAAGATGATTTGGAGTGGTTAAAAAATACGATAGCAAAAAGCGATTTCCCAAATGTGGAACTACACCTTACGGAATGGCATACAAGTCCTAGTAGTAGAGATGCTATGCATGATAGACTTCCAGCAGCGGCATATATTGTAAAATCAAATTTGGATTGTATTGGGCTAACAAATTCATTAGCTTTATGGACATTTACTGATATTTTTGAAGAAAAAGGAGGGGCTTCCAGTATATTTCATGGTGGTTTTGGAATGATTAATTTTCAAGGTTTGGTTAAGCCGTCGTATCATGCTTATAGGATGCTTCATCAATTAGGAGATGAAAAATTGTATAAAGATGATTACTTATTTGTAAGTAAAAAATCAACCAATGGAAATATTGTTGCTTTGGCTTATAATTATCCAGAAGAATATGAAAATGCTGTTCCTTCTGGGGCGAATAAGCGTGAAACGGGAACTTCAAAAAAACTGAATTTCACCTTAACAGGTTTAAAAGCAGATGCTTCATTTAAAATTGAAATTTTAGATAAGGATCATGGTAATATTCATAATTTTTGGGAAGAAATAGGTAAGCCAGAACCTCCTACAAGAGAAGAAATAAAAGTCATGAAAGCCTATGCTAATACCATGAAAACAGAATATATACAAGCTGATAAAAATGGTAATGTTACAATTAACCGTTCCATAGACCCATGGAGTTTGGTATTGATTAATCAAATAAATTAA
- a CDS encoding sialate O-acetylesterase produces the protein MKIRFRILLVIITILPTVLSADVSVHALFSDHMVIQRETVIPIWGWAKANEIITVETSWGESVQVITNQDGNWQADIKTPKAGGPHQIIIFSKNKIVINDVLSGEVWLCTGQSNMDFAMSKFVNDSKEPQYQPLVDYIRNEVTTVNDDWIRHIEVPQTTSLLKKKQNFQANWRSANPEQIGKITATGYFFAKELRKHINVPIGLLECSWGGTRVQPWISEETYLNDENLKAYFEASRKESLETIKIINADKYEGENASKSLEKWKSNDEKSEKPKPKIHPKNDKQLPATLHNGMISSVVPFKIRGAIWYQGESNAVFMTNEYEYYLTAMINSWRSEWGQGDFSFYWAQLASFKRGNEEADKGWASINNQLRKTLKLPNTGMAVLHDIGEAKDIHPHNKMDAGKRLALWALKNDYNIPVDAVSGPLYQSHKIEGEKIIVTFSEVGSGLMVAHKHLLSDAVLVDEPLKTFEIEDKSGEWKPAEAKIISKSNIEVWNTSVANPINVRYAWSGIPVGANLYNMEGLPAAVFSTEK, from the coding sequence ATGAAAATAAGATTTCGAATATTACTTGTTATAATAACTATTTTACCTACGGTATTGTCTGCAGATGTATCGGTTCATGCTTTGTTCTCTGATCACATGGTTATTCAACGTGAAACTGTAATTCCTATTTGGGGATGGGCAAAAGCGAATGAAATTATTACAGTAGAAACAAGCTGGGGAGAATCAGTACAAGTGATTACAAATCAAGATGGAAATTGGCAAGCTGATATTAAAACACCTAAGGCTGGTGGCCCCCATCAAATAATAATATTTTCAAAAAATAAAATTGTTATAAATGATGTCCTGTCTGGAGAAGTTTGGTTGTGTACCGGACAATCTAACATGGATTTTGCCATGTCTAAATTTGTTAATGATTCAAAAGAACCACAGTATCAACCCTTAGTTGATTATATTAGAAATGAAGTAACAACAGTTAATGATGATTGGATTCGTCATATTGAAGTACCACAAACAACATCACTACTAAAAAAGAAGCAAAATTTTCAGGCCAACTGGAGAAGCGCTAATCCAGAACAAATAGGAAAAATAACAGCAACAGGTTATTTTTTTGCTAAAGAACTCCGTAAACATATAAATGTACCAATAGGCTTGTTAGAATGTTCTTGGGGAGGTACACGTGTGCAACCTTGGATTTCAGAAGAAACTTATCTAAATGATGAAAACTTGAAAGCCTATTTTGAAGCTAGTAGAAAAGAATCTTTGGAAACCATTAAAATAATAAATGCTGATAAATATGAGGGCGAAAATGCCTCAAAAAGCTTAGAGAAATGGAAATCTAATGATGAAAAAAGTGAAAAGCCAAAACCTAAAATCCATCCGAAAAATGACAAGCAACTGCCAGCAACACTTCACAATGGGATGATTTCAAGTGTGGTTCCTTTTAAAATTAGAGGCGCTATTTGGTATCAAGGGGAAAGTAATGCTGTATTTATGACCAATGAATACGAATATTATTTAACGGCTATGATAAATAGTTGGCGTTCAGAATGGGGACAAGGTGATTTTTCATTCTATTGGGCACAATTAGCATCTTTTAAAAGAGGAAATGAAGAAGCCGATAAGGGATGGGCCTCTATAAATAATCAATTAAGAAAAACTTTAAAGTTGCCAAATACAGGAATGGCAGTGCTTCATGATATAGGAGAGGCAAAAGATATTCATCCACATAATAAAATGGATGCAGGAAAACGTTTAGCACTTTGGGCGTTAAAAAATGATTATAATATACCTGTTGATGCTGTTAGTGGTCCATTGTACCAATCGCATAAAATTGAAGGAGAAAAGATAATTGTAACATTTTCCGAAGTTGGTTCGGGTTTAATGGTAGCACATAAGCATTTACTATCTGATGCTGTTTTGGTTGACGAACCTTTAAAGACTTTTGAAATTGAAGATAAAAGTGGTGAATGGAAACCAGCCGAAGCTAAAATAATTTCAAAAAGCAATATTGAAGTTTGGAATACATCAGTGGCAAACCCAATTAATGTGCGTTATGCATGGTCGGGGATTCCTGTAGGGGCTAATTTATACAACATGGAAGGATTGCCAGCAGCGGTTTTTTCAACAGAAAAGTAA
- a CDS encoding arylsulfatase codes for MKPNLKKITFQTIFICFALLLVSCKSEVKKKEISTVNEKPNVILIMVDDVGYGDIAAHGNEWIKTPNIDKLYAESIRLTDYHVSPTCAPTRAAIMTGHHNYRTGVFFTIKGRSLILEKEKTMAEIFKANGYNTAMFGKWHLGDNYPFRPQDKGFDDVLMHGGGGVGQTMDYWNNDYFDDTYVHNGKLKKYKGYSTDIWFKKAMQYIEKQKDKPFFCYLSTNAAHSPYWVDDKYSTPYKDNENIPNAAFYGMITNIDENIGKLVEYLKSIDLMDNTILIFTADNGSAAGNKMGEGEDRLDGFIAKGNNAGMRGVKASMYEGGHRVPFYIHWKNGGVNVGQDINTLTAHYDILPTLIDLCGLELKEDLKFDGSSLVPLIQGDKTNFEDRIVYVNTQFSTDPVPWKRTALMHQNWRLVEGTELYNLDLDPEQRTNIADQFPEKVEAYRAAYDKWWAEISPTFEEKPYFIIGHQAENPATLFCHDWHSETFTPWKQDHIREGQINNGFWRVKVAETGMYNIKLRRWPEETRLALNAKAPLRSALPGTSVTESKKSKVLIIEKAKINIQNKEISKDVNPSDEFVEFEVELEQGETHLQTWFTLDSKEELGAYYATIQKL; via the coding sequence ATGAAACCTAATTTAAAAAAAATTACATTTCAAACTATATTTATTTGCTTTGCTTTATTGCTCGTTAGCTGTAAATCTGAAGTAAAGAAAAAAGAAATTTCTACAGTGAATGAAAAGCCAAATGTCATCCTGATTATGGTTGATGATGTTGGTTATGGCGATATAGCTGCACATGGTAATGAATGGATTAAAACTCCAAACATTGATAAATTATATGCAGAGAGTATACGATTAACAGATTATCATGTGAGTCCTACATGTGCACCTACTAGAGCAGCCATCATGACAGGCCATCATAATTATAGAACAGGGGTGTTTTTTACCATAAAAGGGCGTTCACTTATTCTTGAAAAAGAAAAAACTATGGCTGAAATATTTAAAGCCAATGGTTATAATACAGCCATGTTTGGAAAGTGGCACTTAGGAGATAATTATCCTTTCAGACCTCAAGACAAGGGTTTTGATGACGTTTTAATGCACGGTGGTGGAGGTGTAGGGCAAACCATGGATTATTGGAATAATGATTATTTTGATGATACTTATGTTCATAATGGTAAATTAAAAAAATATAAAGGTTATAGTACAGATATATGGTTCAAAAAAGCTATGCAGTATATAGAAAAACAAAAAGATAAACCATTTTTTTGTTATCTTTCAACCAACGCTGCACACTCGCCTTATTGGGTAGATGACAAATATTCAACCCCCTACAAGGATAATGAAAACATTCCTAATGCAGCCTTTTACGGAATGATTACCAATATTGATGAAAATATAGGTAAACTGGTAGAATACTTAAAATCTATTGATTTGATGGATAATACCATTTTAATTTTTACTGCCGATAATGGTTCTGCCGCAGGAAATAAGATGGGAGAAGGAGAAGATCGTTTAGATGGTTTTATAGCTAAAGGTAATAATGCTGGTATGCGTGGTGTAAAAGCCAGTATGTATGAAGGCGGTCATCGAGTACCTTTCTATATTCATTGGAAAAATGGAGGCGTTAATGTTGGTCAAGATATTAATACATTAACAGCGCATTATGATATATTACCAACTTTAATAGACTTATGTGGTTTAGAACTTAAAGAAGATTTAAAATTTGATGGTTCAAGCTTAGTTCCACTAATACAAGGTGATAAAACTAATTTTGAAGATAGAATCGTATACGTAAACACACAGTTCTCTACTGACCCTGTGCCTTGGAAGCGAACTGCTTTGATGCATCAGAATTGGAGATTGGTGGAAGGGACAGAATTGTATAATTTAGATTTAGATCCTGAACAACGCACAAATATTGCAGACCAATTTCCAGAAAAAGTTGAAGCATATAGAGCTGCTTATGATAAATGGTGGGCAGAAATCTCTCCAACTTTTGAAGAAAAGCCATATTTTATCATTGGACACCAAGCAGAAAACCCAGCAACTTTATTTTGCCATGACTGGCATAGCGAAACCTTTACACCTTGGAAACAAGATCATATTAGAGAAGGTCAAATAAATAATGGTTTTTGGCGTGTTAAAGTAGCTGAAACAGGAATGTATAATATAAAACTTCGTAGGTGGCCAGAAGAAACCCGTTTAGCTTTAAATGCTAAGGCACCCTTACGTTCAGCACTTCCAGGAACAAGTGTTACAGAAAGTAAAAAGAGTAAAGTTTTGATTATTGAAAAAGCTAAAATTAATATTCAAAATAAAGAAATAAGTAAAGATGTAAATCCAAGTGATGAATTTGTAGAATTTGAAGTAGAACTTGAACAAGGTGAAACACACCTTCAAACATGGTTTACCTTAGATTCAAAAGAGGAATTGGGAGCATATTATGCAACTATTCAAAAATTATGA